The nucleotide sequence AATGGTCAATGCTATATAATATCTGGCTTCAAAGCCTTATCATGatcaattttattaacataaaacttGGTATTACATTATACTGCGAACTCTGTATACTGGTATATATAAgactttttttaagaaattgcaAACAATGAGCattcaaaacagtaaattgATTATGcctaattagaaaaaaatagcTATTATTACatgatctataaataaacagccCATGATTGGACAAAGAGCAAATTTTGAACACAGAATAAAAAGCCATATTGACCGGTCTTTTTATAGactggaaacagtttatcaCATGACGTCATTATATATCATGCAGTATCATGTAACAAAACagtaatttacttttaaatgcaGCTCATATTTCCAAGctaataagtaaaatatttgtatattatttttacttCTAGATTGcttttaagaaatgtttcaaaaatatattacactGAATTACTGTATATTTCCAACAGATTTGATTAAAACTGTTTCTTTCAATTTAAGTCACAtttcttgttaaaaataaaacagaactaACTTTTATTTCAACTCTTTCTAGATGCTGAATGTGTATTTTGAATGagtacatgtataccaaacacAGAGTTTACAATCATAATAGTTTGTTCATTCACTAAATGTACATAAAAAGCAAAATAGTACCATCTTTGAAAACTTTCTCAACACTGACGATCTACATATTAAATCCACTGAACACAATGTTACGTGTATCTACTTTTCAAGTCTGCACACATCTTCCTCGCACACAACCTTTGGCCCCCCTGTGGCCCCTCCTTCAGCACCTTTTTCACCCCCACTTGAGGCCCCATCCTCAGCTGATAAGCCCAGTGCTTTCAGGACTTCACTGTTTTCCACATGGTCTGAAGCATTCTCTTGTTTGAAGCTAAGCAACAATTTGCCtcctttaaaaaagataacaaattgGTGTACATGTATACCGGGGTAAACAGTAATcagataaatttattttgaatgcagATCAATTTTTGGCTTGTATAAGACACATCTCCAgtccaggggtggtattcataaaaccTCTTAAGTCAGTTCCTTACTTAAATCATTTTCGTATCTCGcttatcatatgaaataataactTCTGAAAATCATATTATCTCTGatttgattcaaaatacataCCTTCATGTAAAAAACActaaaacttttcttttaatttgactatgaaaaaaTTAGGAACTTAAATGacttgttttatgaataccaccACGGGAAGGCATTAATAGTTAAACAAGTCTGGTTTGACTTTCTACTCCaggcccaatttctcgaaacttcttaagtacCATATAACAgtattaagctaagctcacttttTTGTCTTATAATGATTTGAGTAATAtctacttctttaagagtttttatactttagataggaattatcttcaTGATTATCacaaactatttttcattaattaaagtCCAATTTAAGAATGTaatttgacttattgaaataagctacttaagcctgttaagctttaAATAAGAAGTTTCAAGACATTGGCCTGTTAAGACCCATTGGAAGTGTACCAGACTGAGCTCAAGAACTAGAAACATACCCTTCTCCACAATCAGCACCCCACCATTCTGCATCCCATCCCCAGCCATATTTCCTCCAACATCATTTTTCTTCGCCtggaaatgcaaaataattctaAATCATAAAGAACATAATAGCATTTCCTTCAAAATACACATAATCTAGCATTGCTTCTAACTACAGATCCATCAATGAACGTTAATATGGTTTGCTAATATCTACCCAccaatcaataaatatgttgatatgTTTTTCTTGTAGCTACAGGCCTATCAATGAGCTTTAATATGGTTCAATTCTTATTCCAATCCTTCAATGAATGTTAACAGAGTTTGCTTCTAACTATGGGCCCATCAATACGTGTCAATATGGTTTGCTTCCATTTACTACCAGATCATGAACAAGCCTGTTTAATATTGTAACATATCATATTAATCATTTAGGGAGAGAGTTTTAATAGGTTTCTCATAAATTTCACTTGCAACACtagttttgtatttaatgtCTCATTGTTACACAAAATTTGTTTCCAAACCTAAAACGGCCCTTACAAATTGATATATACTATTAAGGGTATGTATTTCGTCACTTATTAAACTAAACTTATGGTAATATACTGGAAGTAGAACAAGCATACTTTCACACTCAAGTCTATTTGgttgtaaaaacaataatttgttcTAATTCAAGTGTCCACTACAGGGTCAAGTAGCGACTTATGAATCGCCCCCCTGATGTCTTGCATTAGGAGCACTTCACACTGTTACTCGCTAGACATTACATATTGGTAATTTTGagtttatgtacatgtacctcactGTTCATTTCCCGTGATTTCTTGCCGAAGATTGATGGCCACAAATTGAAGATGTTTAGTCTAAAACAAAGAAGTTCATTTAGAGTACATAATCAGTTTTCAAGTGCAAATCATTATTCATTTATGGTGACTAACCCAAACCCTTACTAATCACATGGGGCTGTGTACTTTAATGGGTTTAAACCTCTTgtatcagtaattcatattaaTAACAAGGATAGCTTATCCcacaattttttgttttgaccaatgatgttttcatttttaaggaGTTTCAACACACTCCATGCAAAATTACCAAAAGATCATTGAAAACCAGAAGAACTGTAATGTAAAATTGAGTTTAGAGAAAGAGTTTCTGATGGAAGATACAGGGACAAGGTCAGGAGTGTAAGATTTAACAAAGATCccatttaaaggcacaaggccAAGACTCAACAGACACTGAAGGAGAGACACACaatgtacaaacaacacagacagaccacatatGCATCAAAATACCTTAATGCGGGGTTGAACCATATCGGAACAGTAAGCAAGATTGGTGAATGGGTACCTTATCCCTGGGAGGATGGGGATGAGGGAACTTGTATATAGGTacccaacctcacacttgtcccaacacttatcaacaatttcaaaaaaataaaaggctTATTGGATCAAGCATTAATTTAAGACAACAATTAGTTAAGTAAAGTTAATCAAGTTTTCAGATTAATTGTTCAAACTGTTTTATCTGCATTGTCATGTTTATGACATTTAAGAAGATATACATGACGcatatcaaaattgaaatttattctTCTATGTACTCTTAGCCTTtaaatctaagatttcatcacaACATTACTgggaaaataattgtaatatatgtatatatacatgtatatatatgtaccTCTTAAAGCCCAGTGCTTTGTATGCTTCTTTTTTCATGTCTATGTACAattctgaaaagaaataataatactgTATACACTGAGAGATGATGCCACACTATTCAGACTTACAAATTCCTTGTGGTTTGTCAAGTCACAATATGTAGGTGACTTCATATTGATTgactttaaaaattataaaagcaaaatcaaACCAGATAATCTTCAAGGTGTAGTAAATGAAgatgaaaaaataaaggaaaaatcTGTTTGACATCATATTACACTAACACAAGGGAATAACTTTCAAATTCATTCAAAATCTGTTTAGCTacttgttcaaattatgtttcatttttaacaaaactaaaGGTACACATATTATACTTGTAACAtccttttctttattttaacaagAAAAATTATACTGCACCTCCTTTGAAAAATTCCCCTTTCACAAACTCTTCTACTCCAAGTTCCTCAAGGCCGATTCCAACAAGGCGAACATTGTTGTCATCAAGCCGAGGTTTCAACTCGGAGATTTGCCTTGAACTAAGGCGACAGAAGGGTCATCCAAACCGACGCAGGAACACGATGATGCATGTGCTATTCTCCCAGAATGAACCAATTTTCACATTCTGAAAGGTAAAAGATTAAACTTTGACAACCACTCGGAGTCAGAGAGCAACCTGTGTAAATGGTACAGTGTCAACCTAAGTgcttgggcctaaaaaaaaaatacatttggttcgggttacccaaccctacctacggaataggcgccgaccctaccgtttttatagtcagtttgaaaaaaaaatgaaaaactaaaaaaaaaaaaaaaaaaaaattctttttttctttttttttaattgcttttcaatgtgtagtttaaaaccttaaatgcttatacaggagataactttaacaccattctccaatgatgaaaataacattcttaaatgtagcctaataaaaaaaaaaatgcctacctaccctacctatttttgaaaaggatgtaaccctaaccaaacaattttttttttaggccttgaaCTTGAAGGTCCCTGATTGAATGACCTGTCTGACTTTGTCATACCAAAGAGCATAATATGAAAATGGTTGGTGGTCCCAGATGGCAATGACTCCCTTATCTGGCACTTTGCATTATATATTAGTGGGTTAACCATGGAAACATGTCCGCCATGTCATGTTCCTGTAAACACTGACAGGGAGTGTAAGCTGAAGTGGAGCCTGCAGAGCAGCCAGACTTCTTCAAGTATTGATGCAGGGCCATGTATTCAGATAGATTTATCCACATGATAAAAAGTCGGTATTTTTGTTAAACTTTAGGGCAGCCGCAATCCCAGCCTTGAAAGCATCCAAAGGGGGAAGAATAACTCCTTTGGTACCGTCCTGCAGTGACCCCTTGTTGAAACTAACTGTGGGTGTGTAACTTGTAAGTTTAACTTATCTTGGTATAGCGATTAAGGGTCTTAACAACCTTGAACATAATGACTGGTAGCATCTAAGACAAGCTGTGGTGTTATTGTCTTTACagtgatcaaaataatgttcCAGGATAAGCTGTTGGGAAATACACCAACCCAATATATTTCGACTGCTTAGGTTCAACTGCTGCCATATATAGCGTATTTGCCATTCATATTCTACGCTTATAGgatattcatattgttttaataagcaaAAAGAACTAATTTGTAAGTGAAAACAGCTAGGATAGTCGGGTATAGCATCAGGACCTCATTGCATCTCAATTTGTATCTTCCATTCGCCGGAAAAtcaaatgcaatatatatatatatattagaggCACATGACATAtcacagtacatgtatataccatttatattaaagttatgtaacattttctttgaTAAACGACGAAAAGTGTTGATAAAAGGTCAAAAGCTTCTCAAActtagataaaatgtaaaaggaAATAGTTATACCTCTGCTGACGCTACTGACTTAACAAGTTGCTTCGCTATTTTCGAAATGTCCATCTTGTTTTCATCAATGTTGTCGTATATTCTTCTGTCAGATACTAGTACATGTAGTTTCCTTACTAAAAATAAACTGAAGTGGAAAACGCCCCATACAATAATAACCAGCCACTCAGAAACGTTATTTTTCTTCATGGCGCTTTTACAAACAAGGGAAACAACTTTACGAACATAAGCAACCCGAAATTTGCAATGTATGGATTACTTCCCTTATGTTTAATTTCATCATGATagtaattataaacaaatatgacgaATGTTGTGTTTACCTTTCGGAATCGAGAAATTGGTGCTGACACCTATAGAAGAAATACATTTAGATGTCTCAGAACACTAATCTGCAAGGTGAGTAAATTATTACATTAATAATAcccttctttttttaaataacgtaaATACATTGCAGCAGATCATGAAATGTTGAGGCTTCAGCACAGTCACATGTTCAGCTTGGGTtaaaaaacattacttttgaTCAGGcatatctttgaaaaacaatatactGTACCACAACAGTATGCAATGTGCAACTAAccttttttattacttttttccattttgtaaGTTAACACAATTGAAGTGATAAAGGTTCTCAGATTTGTACCtttgataacatacatgtacatgattcCCTTTTTCATaccttaatattaaatatttcatttcatgttaAGCATATGGCAAATGGATATAGTTATTGAGTGCTTGTAAACAATGActaaatagaaatatttcattaaaataattctatacacaaaatatatcatccttttttctttttcataagtGTAAATGTTGTTGGGGGACCTTTGAACATACAGAGGAATAAATAAAGTCAGTGGcttcaaaatggaaaaaaaagaGCTTCAAGCTTTTTGACTCCCTGTGGAATCTTAGATGGACCTAGCTCTTTCTGTATTGGTTTATACATGTGCGATTGTTGAAAGGATGCCAAAGGCCCCGCCGTATTGGGCTCTTAGCTGTCTTTTCCAGGATATAGATGTTACGTCTTCAGTGTTTTAAATCTTGTTACCTTGTACAATGTTGTCATGATGTCAGAATCACTAAAATAAGGTTatattgtttcttgtttaaGGGGAATAGAGAATTCACGAAAGTGTGGACACGATCTTCAAATAAAGCTTGGCAATATGAAAGGTAATGTTATCCAGTGATTTCTGAATAAAAGTGAAACTAATAAGTaattattgtatgtatatatgtttcagaatgtttttaaccagacagttatttactttatatagtatttaaaaaagCTTGTACATctttgaaagatttttttttttaaatatgaaggGTAATGTTATCCAGTGGTTTCTGAAGAAAAGTGAAACTAAtaagtaattatttattgtatattaataaatttcagagtgttgtttaattaaacagacagtcatttactttaaatagttttatgtgttaTATAGTTGTACATCGTTTGAAAGattactttttttgtaaactgtctttatatagtatgtaaatACCTTGTGCCATGTACATGATAATTCATAATGATGATAGTGCAGTAGCTTGGATTGTGTAACCTGACATAATAATGAATGTAACTTTAATATAGATGTTAAAAATCTAGTTCAAATTGTTATGTTGTATTTTCAGTGGAAGAATACTGAGTGACAACTACAAAGTCTGTCATTTTGggtaaaaattaataaaaaagaatagtaaaaagtaatgtatactgttatttataagttatatttttacctttttgaGGTTGctttctttttacaaaatagAGCTTTCCaactttttgcttaaaattCTGTAATAAGAGCTTTAActttttgcttttcaattgatcttatttttttataacatactcgtgcatttttattttgaaaccgATCTTCTTTTTAATGTAAGATATGGAAGAGATAACATTCCAAGACAGATGTACAAACTTCCCAAGACAGACACAGGGAAGACGGAAGATGCTTTGATATATAGATGTTTCCATGTAAGTAAAATGTTGGGAAAGCATGACGGTGGAGACTTTCATCAACAATCGTGATAActaaatttaagtttttttcatattgatTCTAGTGTACAGAAACTTATATAAGGAAGTGTCaagcattattattttaataagtcTTACTTTCTTGTTACAGCGACTTAGTATCTTATAAtaattacttataaataatCACATCATAATGACCTCTAGGCATATAATGACTTAGTCTCTCGTTATAACAATGTAGTATCGCATTATCTTGATTCTTGATGACATGGCCACTTAATTGTTGAAAGATCTGCTCCTTTGCATCTGGATGAAGCGGTCCCCAGAACTATTCATATCTATTGTTGTTTCAGGAGCACAGTGTATGAGTTTAATACTTAAAATCTTCTCATTAAAACAgtgtaatacataaacaaacaaaaatgatgtattGTAGTTAATTAGGCTACCATAGCCTCATACTACATAAACGACcaattaaagtttttttgtatCTAAATTATTGTGCGTgcttttatcaaataaaaaatcatacaatGTGCCTACTTAAAGTTTCCTTTATCTTGCTTCAGGACAATTTCACTGAATTTGAGAACCGCCCCTGCCTAGTCACACTGCAATCAGCCAGAAAAGGGGAAAGTATCTGCTTTTATGACCTTGACACAGGGCAACTTCTCAAGGACATTTTCCTTTCACAGTTGGTCAAATTTAAGTAAGTTTGTTAATATAGCACAAAGTACCGGTATGTATGTGTGCATGTACTGATAATTGTTATGCTTTACTTaagaattaaatgtttttgtattgcagtTCATCAGTGTATGAAAACAAGGTATCTGAAGTCAGAAGGACGTCATGATTACCTTCTATGTGTGTTCTGACCAAATGTTTTAGCACAAGTGAACCCAAACTCTAAAATAGtcctattgtttatttttaccttcattaaagtttatttttaccttcattaaaaaaagaaaaagtaattaatagtttGATATTTCCTGACAAACTCGCAAAAATACCTGTGACCCAAAGGG is from Mya arenaria isolate MELC-2E11 chromosome 9, ASM2691426v1 and encodes:
- the LOC128245660 gene encoding prostamide/prostaglandin F synthase-like; the protein is MKKEAYKALGFKRLNIFNLWPSIFGKKSREMNSEAKKNDVGGNMAGDGMQNGGVLIVEKGGKLLLSFKQENASDHVENSEVLKALGLSAEDGASSGGEKGAEGGATGGPKVVCEEDVCRLEK